In Euphorbia lathyris chromosome 10, ddEupLath1.1, whole genome shotgun sequence, a single genomic region encodes these proteins:
- the LOC136208294 gene encoding large ribosomal subunit protein P2-like has translation MKLVSAYLLAVLGGKTSPSAEDINAILGSVGVDGDADQIKYLLSQVEGKDITELIAAGREKLASVPSGGGVAVATGGGAAAAAPAAAEAKKEEKVEEKEESDEEDYSMSLFDD, from the exons ATGAAGCTGGTTTCTGCTTATTTGCTGGCTGTGCTAGGAGGCAAAACTAGCCCTTCCGCTGAAGATATCAACGCTATTCTCGGCAGCG TTGGGGTTGATGGTGATGCTGATCAGATTAAAtatcttctttcacaagttgaGGGTAAGGACATAACAGAGCTTATTGCAGCTGGTCGGGAGAAGTTGGCATCAGTACCTTCTGGTGGTGGTGTTGCTGTAGCAACTGGTGGCGGTGCTGCTGCTGCTGCCCCAGCTGCAGCTGAGGCAAAGAAGGAAGAAAAGGTGGAGGAGAAAGAGGAGTCAGATGAAGAG GATTACAGCATGAGTCTCTTCGAcgactaa